The following coding sequences lie in one Gouania willdenowi chromosome 5, fGouWil2.1, whole genome shotgun sequence genomic window:
- the LOC114463686 gene encoding transmembrane protein 82-like yields MFSPFRWILGFSEWMPFESSPVDCLLQGVVGACGISVMCNLMRLYYFIQTCNDCQTVNGSKSSAASSLWGTWRSRVQFWFLTGILSLVGIRVSSLIVLEFCLRAVSGWASAGLDASGKGPDLLLVQCQFSLGCSLSCTLAFLHQGALHSSFSLFLAAALSWVLAGFCYRMWSHAASLYLLHSTDHYCGKCIALQVSGHTILTSVQKAVVLAFAFAAVAAISTVHDHFLSQRDALKLWTPLTLCYSMLLFYMREEQSRQTAAEFLLHTVVMRLGGLLVLMLLLGHWSDIFDILIAFIGEAVCLLPSGDLLQATVKEEEETGFKITKESLSHRGGTRPNPSKEG; encoded by the exons ATGTTTTCCCCCTTCCGATGGATTCTGGGATTTTCTGAATGGATGCCATTTGAATCCAGTCCAGTTGATTGTCTTCTTCAAG GTGTGGTTGGTGCATGTGGAATATCAGTAATGTGTAATTTGATGCGACTTTACTACTTCATACAAACCTGCAA TGATTGTCAAACAGTGAATGGCAGTAAGTCTTCAGCAGCGAGTTCTCTGTGGGGGACCTGGAGAAGCAGGGTTCAGTTCTGGTTCCTGACGGGGATTTTGTCTCTGGTTGGCATAAGGGTGTCATCCCTGATAGTGCTGGAGTTTTGTCTCAGAGCGGTTTCTGGCTGGGCGTCAGCAGGACTG GATGCCAGTGGTAAGGGACCAGACCTGCTCTTAGTCCAGTGCCAGTTCTCGTTGGGTTGCAGCCTCTCCTGTACTCTGGCTTTCCTCCATCAGGGGGCTCTACACAGCTCCTTCAGCTTGTTTCTGGCTGCTGCACTCAGCTGGGTGCTGGCAGGCTTCTGCTACAGAATGTGGAGTCATGCAGCCAGCCTTTACCTGCTGCACAGCACAGACCACTACTGTGGGAAGTGCATCGCTCTCCAGGTCTCCGGGCACACTATCCTCACCTCAGTGCAAAAAGCAGTTGTCTTGGCCTTTGCTTTTGCAGCTGTGGCGGCAATATCAACAGTCCACGATCACTTCTTGTCCCAGAGAGATGCTTTGAAGCTGTGGACTCCTCTGACACTCTGTTACTCCATGTTGCTCTTCTATATGCGAG agGAACAGAGTCGACAGACCGCAGCTGAGTTCCTTCTGCACACTGTTGTGATGCGACTGGGAGGCTTGTTGGTGCTGATGTTGCTTCTAGGCCACTGGTCTGATATTTTCGACATCCTCATTGCTTTTATAGGGGAGGCAGTCTGTCTGCTGCCCTCGGGGGACCTGCTGCAGGCCACAGTAAAG gaagaagaagaaactggGTTTAAAATAACTAAGGAAAGTCTCAGTCACAGAGGAGGAACAAGACCAAATCCATCAAAAGAAGGCTAA